From a region of the Hypanus sabinus isolate sHypSab1 chromosome 2, sHypSab1.hap1, whole genome shotgun sequence genome:
- the LOC132406236 gene encoding ribosomal protein eL22-like, translated as MSPKTKLAFEGKRRPVWQFTLNISNPVEDGILDSANFEQFLREKVKVGGKAGNLGNIVQIERFRNKITVTSAKQFSKRYLKYLTKKYLKKNNLRDWLRVVASDKESYELRYFQISQEEEESDAED; from the exons ATGTCGCCG AAAACAAAACTTGCGTTTGAGGGAAAGAGGAGGCCGGTCTGGCAATTCACCCTGAACATCTCCAATCCAGTGGAAGATGGTATCCTTGACTCGGCCAACTTT GAGCAGTtcctgagggagaaggtgaaggtcgGAGGGAAGGCTGGGAATCTGGGCAACATCGTGCAGATTGAACGCTTCCGGAACAAGATTACCGTCACCTCGGCCAAACAGTTCTCCAAGAG GTACCTGAAATATCTGACAAAGAAGTACCTGAAAAAGAACAATCTGCGCGACTGGCTGCGGGTGGTTGCCTCTGACAAGGAGAGCTACGAGCTGCGCTATTTCCAGATCAGCCAGGAGGAAGAGGAGTCTGACGCAGAGGACTGA